A region from the Melioribacter roseus P3M-2 genome encodes:
- the rfaE1 gene encoding D-glycero-beta-D-manno-heptose-7-phosphate kinase, which yields MLNISHKELLSLKEKFKNKRIAVIGDMMLDSYYKGKVSRISPEAPVPVVEVDNEFSRFGGALNVAYNILTLGGTPLPIGIIGDDSEGKLLKKLMRDTGISDEAIFTDKSRPTTSKTRVIAHSQQVVRIDKESTAPLSKSIEKKIIDYIKNDFSNIDAIILQDYNKGVLTQNLIREVIKKANEENKIITVDPKFNNFFEYKNVTVFKPNRKETEDALSMKLRSDDDISIAGEKLLHNLNARYILLTLGEAGIALFEKGKPEKRVPTKARKVADVSGAGDTVISTITIALAAGIDIYNAAYLANYAGGIVCQEVGIVPINIDDLINAVKEELKK from the coding sequence ATGTTAAATATTTCCCACAAGGAACTGCTGTCCTTGAAAGAAAAATTCAAAAACAAAAGAATTGCGGTTATCGGTGACATGATGCTCGACAGTTATTACAAAGGGAAAGTCAGCAGAATATCTCCCGAAGCTCCGGTGCCGGTAGTCGAAGTCGACAACGAATTTTCTAGATTCGGCGGCGCCTTAAACGTAGCGTACAATATTTTAACGCTCGGCGGAACGCCTCTGCCAATAGGAATAATCGGCGACGACTCCGAAGGCAAACTCCTCAAAAAATTGATGCGCGACACCGGAATTTCCGACGAAGCAATTTTCACCGACAAATCGAGACCGACCACGTCCAAAACAAGAGTGATCGCTCACAGTCAGCAGGTTGTGCGTATCGATAAAGAATCGACCGCTCCCCTTTCCAAATCGATAGAAAAGAAAATTATCGATTATATCAAAAACGACTTTTCCAACATCGACGCTATAATTCTGCAGGATTACAACAAAGGCGTACTTACTCAGAATCTTATAAGAGAAGTTATTAAGAAAGCTAACGAAGAGAACAAAATTATAACCGTAGATCCCAAGTTCAATAACTTTTTCGAATACAAAAACGTAACGGTATTCAAACCCAACAGAAAAGAGACCGAAGACGCATTGAGTATGAAGCTCCGGAGCGACGACGACATATCAATAGCAGGCGAAAAACTTCTCCACAATTTAAATGCTCGTTATATTTTATTAACTTTAGGCGAAGCCGGCATAGCGTTGTTTGAAAAAGGAAAACCCGAGAAACGCGTGCCTACCAAAGCCCGGAAAGTTGCGGATGTTTCCGGCGCGGGCGATACCGTAATCTCAACAATAACAATAGCGCTCGCCGCTGGGATTGATATCTACAACGCGGCTTACCTGGCAAATTACGCCGGCGGAATTGTATGCCAGGAAGTAGGCATAGTTCCGATAAATATCGACGACTTGATTAACGCAGTTAAGGAAGAATTAAAAAAATGA
- a CDS encoding OmpH family outer membrane protein yields MKKVLLLLLISAAVAVGQTQPFQLKVGYVDSETILAQYPAAIKAKSDLEALVSKWRQQVDSMTADLQQAYTEFQKQAQTMTPDKQKEAQQKLVEKDQKIQQFREQKFSQPNGEYFLRQEQLMAPVKEKVFEAIEQIAKEEGMHYVLDKAGDVVVLYADPQFDITFKVLDLLKRGKK; encoded by the coding sequence GTGAAAAAAGTATTATTACTCCTTCTCATTTCGGCGGCTGTGGCAGTTGGACAAACGCAGCCATTTCAATTAAAGGTTGGATATGTCGATTCCGAAACTATACTCGCTCAGTATCCTGCGGCAATCAAAGCCAAAAGCGACTTGGAAGCATTGGTTTCAAAGTGGAGACAACAAGTGGACAGTATGACCGCAGACCTTCAACAAGCTTACACCGAATTTCAGAAACAAGCGCAAACCATGACTCCCGACAAACAAAAAGAAGCTCAGCAAAAACTCGTCGAAAAAGATCAAAAAATACAGCAATTCAGAGAACAAAAATTCTCTCAACCGAACGGAGAATACTTCCTGCGTCAGGAACAGCTTATGGCTCCAGTTAAAGAAAAAGTATTCGAGGCTATCGAACAGATTGCCAAAGAAGAAGGAATGCATTACGTACTCGACAAAGCGGGCGACGTAGTGGTTCTCTATGCCGATCCGCAGTTCGATATTACGTTCAAAGTGCTCGATCTTCTTAAAAGAGGCAAAAAATAA
- a CDS encoding OmpH family outer membrane protein, with translation MKKILLLILAFSTVSFAQLKIGYVDSEAIMSQLPEAQDAQKKLDAIIKEWQEELNKMEKDWKTKYEDYEKRKLILSEQKRVEIEKELVQLEEQISKFRQEKFGVRGELFQKKEELDKPILNRIFNAIEEVAKENDFDFIFDKSGDIMFLYAKEEYDVTNLVLEKLK, from the coding sequence ATGAAGAAAATATTATTATTAATACTTGCTTTCTCTACGGTCTCTTTTGCGCAACTGAAAATCGGTTATGTCGACAGTGAAGCAATTATGAGCCAGTTACCGGAAGCTCAGGACGCTCAGAAAAAACTCGACGCCATCATTAAAGAATGGCAGGAAGAGCTGAACAAAATGGAAAAAGACTGGAAAACCAAATACGAAGATTACGAAAAGCGCAAATTAATTTTGAGCGAACAGAAGCGGGTCGAAATCGAAAAAGAGTTGGTTCAATTGGAAGAACAGATTTCCAAATTCAGACAAGAAAAATTCGGCGTACGAGGCGAACTCTTCCAGAAGAAAGAGGAGCTCGACAAACCGATTTTAAACAGAATTTTCAATGCGATCGAAGAAGTGGCAAAAGAAAATGATTTCGACTTTATTTTCGATAAAAGCGGCGACATTATGTTCCTTTACGCAAAAGAAGAATACGACGTGACTAATCTAGTTTTAGAAAAATTAAAATAA
- a CDS encoding lipoate--protein ligase family protein produces MKWHLIEYGVQTGRENMDIDISLARSCGQDEAFFRLYGWNPYCISLGANQKFEDIDTERTSKESIDIVRRPTGGRAILHAEEITYSVIIPYSHDLTPKKIYKAVSLALIEGLKLYDPVFEELKLEDENPHFPSLLRQPEGVLCFGSAAKNEIKFRGKKIVGSAQRKMDKVILQHGSILCGRFHRRLPEFVSVDDPTRRSLSKEMDDKTIEIESITNTKTDYGRLSECLKEGFSKFWGINFESVKNSKSAFLFQQS; encoded by the coding sequence ATGAAGTGGCATTTGATTGAATACGGCGTTCAGACCGGAAGAGAAAACATGGACATCGATATTTCTCTTGCCCGCTCCTGCGGCCAGGACGAAGCATTTTTCAGACTCTACGGATGGAATCCTTACTGCATCTCTCTGGGCGCCAATCAGAAATTCGAAGATATCGATACGGAAAGAACTTCTAAAGAATCGATCGATATCGTACGAAGACCTACGGGCGGCAGGGCTATTTTACATGCCGAAGAAATTACATATTCGGTAATTATACCTTACTCGCACGATTTAACTCCGAAAAAAATATACAAAGCGGTTTCGCTCGCTCTGATTGAAGGGCTGAAACTATACGATCCGGTTTTCGAGGAGCTTAAGCTGGAAGACGAAAATCCTCACTTCCCTTCCTTGCTTCGACAACCGGAAGGCGTCCTCTGCTTCGGCAGCGCGGCAAAGAACGAAATAAAATTCCGCGGAAAAAAAATTGTAGGAAGCGCTCAACGCAAAATGGATAAAGTGATATTGCAGCACGGCTCAATTTTATGCGGGCGGTTTCACCGGCGGCTTCCGGAATTTGTATCCGTCGACGATCCGACGCGTAGATCGCTATCTAAAGAAATGGACGATAAGACCATCGAAATAGAATCGATCACTAACACTAAAACGGATTACGGCAGACTAAGCGAATGTCTTAAAGAAGGCTTTTCAAAATTCTGGGGAATTAATTTCGAATCGGTAAAAAATTCTAAAAGCGCGTTTTTATTCCAACAATCATAA
- a CDS encoding bifunctional UDP-3-O-[3-hydroxymyristoyl] N-acetylglucosamine deacetylase/3-hydroxyacyl-ACP dehydratase — translation MLELQRTIAKPVSLSGTGLHTGTSCTITFKPAPDNHGIKFVRVDLGGNPEIPATVDYVVDLSRGTTLAVGEAKVHTVEHVLAAIVGLQIDNIIIEIDGIEPPVGDGSAMPFVEKLLEAGFVTQDTPKDYLVIDQEVMYHDEENGIDIVALPLNDYRITIMVDYQNPALGSQHTGMFNLEKEFVKEFAPARTFCFLSEVEMLADQGLIKGGNIDNAVVIVDHDLDKEGLKRLKGKLKLPEDVSVTHEGFLSHNKLRFKNEPVRHKLLDMLGDLALIGAPIKAQILAARPGHRANVEFAKKIRALYQQKKLVKKYQFVKKEGVVFDANAIQRILPHRYPFLLVDKIIDLELDKRVVGVKSVTINEPFFQGHFPGQPIMPGVLIVEAMAQVSGIMVLNSFIDPDNHLVYFMSINNAKFRKPVVPGDQLVMEAELISKKSKYFSIKAAAYVDGTLVAEAEFMGAIIDKENKKQDS, via the coding sequence ATGCTCGAACTCCAGCGCACCATCGCAAAGCCCGTTTCTCTTTCCGGTACGGGACTTCATACGGGAACTTCATGCACCATTACTTTCAAACCGGCTCCTGACAATCACGGAATCAAATTTGTAAGAGTAGATCTCGGAGGAAATCCGGAAATTCCGGCGACTGTCGACTATGTGGTAGATCTTTCCAGAGGAACCACTTTAGCCGTAGGCGAAGCCAAAGTGCACACCGTCGAACACGTACTGGCCGCTATAGTCGGTCTTCAAATCGACAATATTATCATTGAAATCGACGGCATTGAACCGCCTGTCGGAGACGGCAGCGCAATGCCTTTCGTTGAAAAATTATTGGAAGCGGGATTTGTCACTCAGGACACTCCCAAAGATTACCTTGTTATCGACCAGGAAGTTATGTATCATGACGAAGAAAACGGAATTGATATAGTCGCCCTGCCGTTAAACGATTACCGTATCACCATTATGGTCGATTATCAAAATCCGGCGCTCGGCAGTCAACATACAGGCATGTTCAATCTCGAAAAAGAATTTGTGAAAGAATTTGCTCCGGCTCGTACATTCTGCTTTTTAAGCGAAGTCGAAATGTTGGCCGATCAGGGGCTTATCAAAGGCGGAAATATCGACAACGCCGTTGTAATTGTGGATCACGATCTCGACAAAGAAGGACTCAAGCGGCTTAAAGGAAAACTCAAACTTCCGGAAGACGTATCGGTTACGCACGAAGGATTTCTTTCCCATAATAAATTACGTTTCAAGAACGAGCCCGTTCGTCATAAACTGCTCGATATGCTGGGCGACCTGGCACTAATAGGAGCTCCGATAAAAGCTCAAATACTTGCAGCGCGTCCCGGTCACAGAGCCAATGTCGAATTTGCAAAGAAGATACGAGCGCTCTATCAACAGAAAAAACTCGTAAAAAAATATCAGTTCGTAAAAAAAGAAGGCGTAGTTTTCGACGCCAATGCAATCCAACGTATACTGCCTCACCGATATCCGTTCCTTCTGGTAGATAAAATCATCGATCTCGAGCTCGATAAAAGAGTTGTCGGCGTAAAATCGGTTACGATTAACGAGCCGTTCTTCCAGGGACATTTCCCGGGACAACCGATTATGCCCGGAGTCTTGATTGTAGAGGCAATGGCTCAGGTAAGCGGAATAATGGTGCTCAATTCTTTCATCGATCCCGACAATCATCTGGTCTATTTTATGAGCATTAACAATGCAAAGTTCAGAAAACCCGTAGTCCCGGGCGACCAACTGGTAATGGAAGCCGAACTGATATCTAAAAAATCGAAATACTTTTCGATTAAAGCGGCTGCCTACGTCGACGGCACGCTCGTTGCCGAAGCCGAATTTATGGGAGCTATTATCGACAAAGAAAACAAAAAACAAGATTCATAA
- the lpxA gene encoding acyl-ACP--UDP-N-acetylglucosamine O-acyltransferase, with the protein MPATIHPTAIVSPNAKIGSNVSIGPFAVIEDDVIIGDDSIIGQNACIYNGARIGNRVKIFQGASVSNLPQDLKYNGEETFLFIGDDTIVREFATLHKGTTARGKTVIGQNCLLMAYTHVAHDCIIGNKVICSNGVQIAGHVTIEDNVIIGGLSAVHQFGKIGQHAMVGGGSMVNMDVPPFVMTSGYPARYMGLNIVGLRRRNFSNDSINAIKEAYRILYLSGLTFRNALDKLKSEFQSNEYVGSIVKFIETSKRGILRR; encoded by the coding sequence ATGCCAGCAACCATTCATCCTACTGCCATTGTAAGTCCGAACGCTAAGATCGGCAGCAATGTAAGCATTGGCCCTTTTGCCGTAATCGAAGACGACGTTATTATCGGCGACGATTCAATAATCGGGCAAAACGCATGCATCTATAACGGAGCAAGAATAGGCAATCGAGTTAAGATATTTCAGGGCGCTTCCGTATCCAATTTACCGCAGGATTTGAAATACAACGGAGAAGAAACTTTTCTCTTTATCGGAGACGACACGATAGTGCGCGAATTTGCCACGCTCCACAAAGGCACCACGGCTAGGGGGAAAACTGTAATAGGTCAGAATTGTTTATTGATGGCATACACACACGTAGCTCACGACTGCATTATCGGCAATAAAGTAATTTGTTCAAACGGAGTTCAGATAGCAGGCCACGTTACGATAGAAGACAATGTTATAATAGGCGGATTGAGCGCCGTTCATCAATTCGGTAAAATCGGTCAACATGCAATGGTCGGCGGCGGCTCGATGGTCAATATGGATGTGCCGCCCTTTGTAATGACCAGCGGCTATCCGGCTCGCTATATGGGTCTCAATATTGTCGGTTTGCGCCGAAGGAATTTTTCGAACGATTCGATAAACGCCATCAAAGAAGCGTACAGAATTCTCTATTTGTCGGGGCTTACTTTTCGTAACGCTCTCGATAAATTGAAATCCGAATTTCAATCCAATGAATACGTCGGGTCGATTGTCAAATTCATCGAAACTTCCAAGCGTGGAATATTGCGAAGATGA
- a CDS encoding ligand-binding sensor domain-containing protein: MKKIILYFLFYASLIVAQQDGDKFDFFLKGANITDIHKDGQNLWVTTNGSGIFLFQNGQWQHFSTSKGNIQHDYFFCVTSNKDYVWAGSIDGLFTYDKRRKNWSKRKFGLGGQLANWIRSIEYDPYENSVWIGRFKYLTKYDLKTRRYTDYDLTVGGNNQSNMIKTIKLEGDSLVWFGTEAGLHRYYKSKDLNDPSAIVFFDNRYNYFNGEGEQISISSILSERDYLWIGLDEFITEERPEFNTGGLFRYDRINNWLRFDVTNGLTGNGVYDLALIGNYICASLYQFGIQTKEPYGRGLVLINRLNNQILPVRDDRIPSTVNKLFFDGGYLWLGTDDGLIRINFINELALWK; the protein is encoded by the coding sequence ATGAAAAAAATTATTCTATATTTTCTATTTTATGCATCGCTTATTGTCGCGCAACAGGACGGCGACAAGTTCGATTTTTTTTTGAAAGGCGCTAACATTACCGATATCCATAAAGACGGACAGAATTTATGGGTAACTACAAACGGAAGCGGCATTTTTCTGTTCCAAAACGGTCAATGGCAGCATTTTTCGACATCAAAAGGCAACATTCAACACGACTACTTTTTTTGCGTTACATCGAATAAAGACTACGTATGGGCGGGTTCGATAGACGGATTGTTCACTTACGACAAAAGGAGGAAAAACTGGTCGAAAAGAAAATTCGGACTCGGCGGGCAATTAGCCAACTGGATTCGCTCCATTGAATACGATCCTTACGAAAACTCAGTTTGGATCGGCAGGTTCAAATATCTGACAAAATACGATTTGAAAACGCGTCGATATACCGACTACGATTTGACCGTCGGGGGCAACAATCAGTCGAATATGATTAAGACAATAAAACTTGAAGGCGATTCCCTCGTCTGGTTCGGAACCGAAGCGGGATTGCACAGATACTATAAATCGAAAGACCTGAACGATCCTTCGGCAATCGTTTTTTTCGACAACAGATATAACTATTTCAACGGCGAAGGGGAACAAATTTCGATATCATCGATTCTATCCGAACGCGATTATTTATGGATTGGACTCGATGAATTCATAACCGAAGAACGCCCGGAATTCAATACAGGCGGACTGTTCAGATACGACAGGATCAACAACTGGCTTCGCTTCGACGTTACAAACGGACTGACGGGAAACGGGGTCTACGACCTTGCACTGATAGGAAATTACATCTGCGCTTCGCTTTATCAGTTCGGCATTCAAACAAAAGAGCCTTACGGCAGGGGACTTGTATTGATTAACAGATTAAATAATCAGATACTTCCCGTTCGCGACGACAGGATTCCGTCTACCGTCAACAAATTGTTCTTCGACGGCGGATATTTATGGCTCGGAACCGACGACGGTTTGATTAGAATAAATTTCATTAACGAATTAGCGCTATGGAAATAG
- the lpxD gene encoding UDP-3-O-(3-hydroxymyristoyl)glucosamine N-acyltransferase, whose protein sequence is MKIKLKDAADFVGGIVIGNPDLEISNIAKIEEAGEGDLTFLYLPAYEKYLETTKASAVIISPKFKKSRSDLSYIEIDNPNVAIQKIISTFLKPEIHVQGVDPSASVDNTAILGKNVTLGKNVVISSGCKIGDNSVILHNTVVMENSTVGNNCLIYPNVTIRENTSVGNNVIIHSNSCIGSDGFGYVMNQKHEYEKVPQIGNVVIEDDVEIGSNVSIDRAAIGSTLIRRGVKIDNLVQIAHNVQIGEHTAIAAQAGISGSAKIGKHCMIAGQSGFVGHIEITDGVIIGAQSGVSKSIKTPGKYRGTPAQEMSHQLHMEAHMRNLPKYAEKIKKLEEKIAFLESQISELMKGN, encoded by the coding sequence ATGAAAATAAAATTGAAAGACGCCGCCGACTTTGTCGGCGGCATTGTTATTGGCAATCCCGACCTGGAAATATCTAACATCGCAAAGATAGAAGAAGCCGGCGAAGGCGACCTCACTTTTCTCTACCTGCCGGCTTACGAAAAATATCTCGAAACGACGAAAGCTTCGGCTGTAATCATCAGTCCGAAATTCAAAAAATCTCGCTCCGACCTGAGTTACATCGAAATTGACAATCCGAATGTCGCTATACAAAAAATCATTTCGACTTTCCTAAAACCCGAAATACACGTTCAGGGCGTCGATCCTTCTGCATCGGTCGACAATACCGCCATTCTCGGGAAAAATGTTACGCTCGGGAAAAATGTAGTGATTTCTTCCGGATGTAAAATCGGAGATAATTCCGTCATTCTGCACAACACTGTGGTTATGGAAAATTCCACGGTCGGCAATAATTGCCTGATTTACCCGAACGTAACTATTCGTGAAAATACTTCCGTAGGCAATAACGTAATAATTCACTCGAACTCATGCATCGGTTCCGACGGATTCGGATACGTAATGAATCAAAAGCACGAATACGAAAAGGTTCCGCAAATTGGAAACGTGGTTATCGAAGACGACGTGGAAATCGGCTCGAACGTTTCGATCGACAGAGCCGCTATCGGCTCCACTTTAATAAGAAGAGGAGTAAAGATAGATAATCTTGTACAAATCGCTCACAATGTTCAGATCGGCGAGCATACCGCCATAGCCGCGCAAGCCGGTATTTCGGGCAGCGCTAAAATCGGTAAGCATTGCATGATAGCCGGCCAATCAGGCTTTGTGGGACATATTGAAATAACCGACGGAGTGATTATAGGAGCGCAATCCGGAGTATCCAAATCGATAAAAACACCCGGTAAATACAGAGGAACTCCCGCCCAGGAAATGTCCCATCAGCTTCATATGGAAGCCCACATGAGAAACCTGCCGAAGTATGCAGAAAAAATTAAGAAATTAGAAGAAAAAATTGCATTTTTGGAGAGTCAAATTTCAGAATTAATGAAAGGTAATTAA
- the bamA gene encoding outer membrane protein assembly factor BamA — translation MAITKKLLKLSLFILAITSSLIYPQYQRNTYKILGITVEGNNTADPNTIIASSGLKVGDDITIPGDQTNNAIQNLWKFGIFEDVQIITEKKIDNGIFLKIIVKEYPRLEKFEIRGNDELSESDINKVITIVRGQTLKPQEVQKIITKIYDLYVDEGHLNASIKPLYFNFFDADTSDDEITITWQNRDDPDDFYETAYDLEKAVSINSVERIKRRTLVVLDIDEGEEVKVRSIVFNGNEAFDDDDLISEFEETKIKKWWKFWSSGNFKKEDYEKDKTLLTKFYQKNGYRDFVILKDSIYYSNDKKDLHIVIDVYEGPQYKVRNLVWEGNTVYGDNVLSTRLDFRKGDIFDYEKFNTNLHYNEKQTDVSSLYQDNGYLGFNLQAKEVKVAEDSVDIIITVNEGNRFKIGKVDIQGNDKTKDKVIRRELYTIPGNYFSRALILRSLQQLANLQYFNAEELYKSGFDYRPANDSTVNLIYKVQEKSSDYLNASVGYSGAFGFSGAIGFTLTNFSITEPFQMGGGQILNFNWQFGVGNFYRTFTLGFTEPWLMDTPTSVGFDLYDTRQRYVYDMRQSGISFRVGRRLTWPDDYFYIQGGFKFQYNNIIDGAGIYPEGLTRQYTLSTVLSRTDIDNPIFPSRGSKFALNLELSGGPILPGNVDYYKVELNTDWYKSLFNTNRIVLYNGLRLGYIHNLGDYRNINPFDFYYMGGSGMIIATVPLRGYEDRSLGVVSSGGNIIGSRVMFKNTLELRAALALEPIPIYLLAFAEAGNVYFDIKQTNLFDLKRSVGIGARILINPIGLIGFDYGYGFDRRSVDGKDPQWIFHFQFGQGL, via the coding sequence ATGGCGATAACAAAAAAATTATTGAAGCTTAGTCTCTTTATTCTGGCGATTACGTCGTCCTTAATTTATCCTCAGTATCAAAGAAACACCTATAAAATTTTGGGTATAACCGTAGAAGGAAACAATACCGCCGACCCGAATACTATAATCGCAAGCAGCGGTCTTAAAGTGGGCGACGATATTACAATTCCGGGCGATCAAACGAACAATGCCATCCAGAATTTATGGAAATTCGGCATTTTTGAAGACGTGCAGATCATTACCGAAAAGAAAATTGACAATGGGATTTTTCTGAAAATTATTGTTAAAGAATATCCCCGGCTCGAAAAGTTTGAAATCCGAGGCAACGACGAACTGAGCGAATCGGATATCAACAAAGTAATTACTATAGTCCGGGGACAAACTCTCAAACCTCAGGAAGTACAAAAAATAATAACAAAAATTTACGATCTCTACGTCGACGAAGGACATTTAAACGCCAGCATCAAACCGCTCTATTTTAACTTTTTCGACGCCGATACTTCCGACGACGAGATTACTATTACCTGGCAAAACAGAGACGACCCCGACGATTTTTACGAAACCGCGTACGACCTGGAAAAAGCGGTTTCGATTAACTCCGTAGAGAGAATCAAACGCAGAACTTTAGTAGTCCTCGACATAGACGAAGGCGAAGAAGTCAAAGTGCGAAGCATCGTATTTAACGGCAACGAAGCTTTCGACGACGACGATTTAATAAGCGAATTTGAAGAAACCAAAATCAAAAAATGGTGGAAATTCTGGTCTTCGGGAAATTTCAAAAAGGAAGACTACGAAAAAGACAAAACGCTGCTTACCAAATTCTACCAGAAAAACGGTTACCGCGATTTCGTCATCCTAAAAGATTCGATATATTACTCGAACGACAAGAAAGACCTTCACATTGTCATCGACGTTTACGAAGGTCCTCAGTATAAAGTCCGAAATTTGGTTTGGGAAGGCAATACCGTTTACGGCGATAACGTTCTTTCGACGCGTCTGGACTTTCGCAAAGGCGATATTTTCGATTACGAAAAATTCAACACAAATCTGCATTATAACGAAAAACAAACCGACGTTTCGTCGCTCTACCAGGACAACGGTTATCTCGGATTCAATCTTCAGGCAAAAGAAGTTAAAGTTGCCGAAGATTCGGTCGATATAATTATTACGGTCAACGAAGGCAATCGATTTAAGATAGGCAAGGTGGATATTCAGGGAAACGACAAAACCAAGGACAAAGTAATCAGGCGCGAGTTATATACAATTCCGGGGAATTATTTCAGCCGCGCGCTAATATTGAGAAGTCTGCAGCAATTAGCCAACCTTCAATACTTTAACGCCGAAGAACTATATAAATCGGGTTTCGATTATCGACCGGCAAACGACAGCACTGTAAATTTGATTTATAAGGTACAGGAAAAATCGAGCGATTACTTAAATGCGTCGGTCGGCTACAGCGGCGCTTTCGGATTCAGCGGCGCAATCGGATTTACTCTAACGAACTTTTCGATTACCGAGCCGTTTCAGATGGGCGGCGGTCAAATTCTGAATTTCAACTGGCAGTTTGGCGTCGGAAATTTCTACCGAACATTTACACTCGGTTTTACCGAGCCGTGGCTGATGGATACGCCCACTTCCGTCGGTTTCGACCTTTACGACACACGCCAACGTTATGTTTACGACATGCGGCAGTCCGGTATTTCATTCCGGGTCGGAAGACGCCTTACTTGGCCCGATGATTATTTCTATATACAAGGCGGTTTTAAATTTCAGTACAACAACATTATTGACGGAGCCGGAATCTATCCCGAAGGTTTGACCAGGCAATACACTCTGAGTACCGTTTTATCCCGTACGGATATCGACAATCCAATATTCCCTTCCCGCGGGTCAAAATTTGCATTGAATTTGGAACTCTCGGGCGGTCCCATTTTACCCGGAAACGTCGATTATTATAAAGTGGAATTGAACACGGATTGGTATAAATCGCTCTTTAACACGAACAGAATAGTTCTTTATAACGGATTGCGGCTCGGATACATTCATAATTTGGGCGATTACAGAAACATTAATCCGTTCGATTTCTATTATATGGGCGGCAGCGGAATGATTATCGCCACGGTGCCGCTGCGCGGATACGAAGACAGAAGCCTTGGAGTCGTCAGCAGCGGAGGCAATATTATCGGCAGCAGAGTTATGTTTAAAAATACATTGGAATTGAGAGCCGCTCTTGCGCTGGAGCCGATTCCTATTTATCTTTTGGCATTTGCCGAAGCGGGTAATGTATATTTCGACATTAAACAAACGAATTTATTCGATTTGAAACGCTCTGTCGGCATCGGCGCCCGAATTTTAATTAATCCGATCGGACTGATCGGCTTCGATTACGGATACGGCTTCGACCGCAGAAGCGTCGACGGGAAAGACCCGCAGTGGATTTTCCATTTTCAGTTCGGACAAGGTTTATAA
- a CDS encoding isoprenyl transferase has protein sequence MRKKLTNKELQAIEEVKSKGNIPRHIAIIMDGNGRWAKKRNLPRVAGHRKGVEIVRLVVEACVALGVDVLTLYTFSTENWRRPKDEVSTLMRLIVKSLQTETDELNQNNIRLTTIGNKDILPDIVRNELDNAIAKTAGNTKMTLNLALSYSGRWELVQAIKTIIEQVENGKVDKNELDEKLVSDYLNTAGLPDPDLLIRSGGEFRISNFLLWQIAYSEIFISKVLWPDFRCRHLLEAITDYQSRERRFGMVSEQIKNNGLFNINRNNNGDNKKIIEA, from the coding sequence TTGAGAAAAAAACTGACAAATAAAGAACTTCAGGCTATCGAAGAGGTCAAGAGTAAAGGAAACATTCCCCGGCACATAGCCATTATTATGGACGGCAACGGTAGATGGGCGAAGAAGAGAAATTTACCTAGAGTAGCAGGTCATCGAAAGGGCGTCGAGATAGTTCGTTTAGTAGTAGAAGCTTGCGTAGCGCTCGGCGTGGACGTCCTTACGCTTTATACTTTTTCGACCGAAAACTGGCGCCGCCCGAAAGACGAAGTCTCCACTTTGATGAGGCTCATAGTTAAAAGTCTTCAGACCGAAACCGACGAACTCAATCAAAACAATATTCGTCTTACTACCATCGGAAATAAAGACATTCTGCCGGACATTGTAAGAAACGAACTCGACAACGCAATTGCCAAAACCGCCGGCAACACCAAAATGACTCTCAATCTTGCTCTCAGTTACAGCGGCAGATGGGAACTTGTTCAAGCTATAAAGACTATAATCGAGCAGGTTGAAAACGGAAAAGTCGATAAAAACGAACTAGATGAAAAACTGGTATCCGATTATTTAAATACCGCAGGTTTGCCTGACCCGGATTTGTTGATTCGCAGCGGCGGCGAATTCCGCATCAGCAACTTTTTGTTATGGCAGATTGCTTACTCGGAAATTTTCATTTCCAAAGTTCTATGGCCCGACTTCAGATGCAGGCATCTGCTCGAAGCCATTACCGATTATCAATCGAGAGAAAGAAGATTCGGTATGGTAAGCGAGCAAATCAAAAATAACGGTTTATTTAATATTAACAGAAATAATAATGGCGATAACAAAAAAATTATTGAAGCTTAG